From one Oceanispirochaeta sp. M1 genomic stretch:
- a CDS encoding Gfo/Idh/MocA family protein — protein sequence MRIGIAGAGVMGSIHGFAWQKTGAEITAVLDKNKELAAPLADKLGVPFYTDLKDMIPHIDVIDVCVPTFLHHPIVMESARNGIHVICEKPLARTLEQGVEMVRECRKNSVKLLPGHVLRFFPDYIDAREAVQRGDLGKLGLIRLSRESFAPRKSKDNWFLDYEKSGGILLDLCLHDLDYARWIAGEVTSVYAKTIKSDNPELACDHALVILEHKSGVLSHIQGSWSYPAPEFHTKFEIAGSRGLLTHNSDDSAPISLHMHAGKKDTAGKVAVPLSPLENSPYEIEIQAFYDHLEGDSPLPVKDSDALAALQIALAALESSKTGRNIMIPELEEVQS from the coding sequence ATGAGAATTGGTATAGCCGGAGCCGGAGTAATGGGCTCTATTCATGGGTTTGCATGGCAAAAAACAGGAGCAGAAATCACTGCTGTTCTTGATAAAAACAAAGAGCTGGCAGCCCCTTTGGCCGATAAACTGGGTGTTCCCTTTTATACAGATTTAAAGGATATGATTCCCCACATCGATGTGATTGATGTCTGTGTTCCTACATTTCTGCACCACCCGATTGTAATGGAAAGTGCCCGGAACGGGATTCATGTGATCTGTGAAAAACCCCTGGCCAGGACTCTGGAACAGGGGGTCGAAATGGTCCGGGAATGCCGAAAGAATAGTGTTAAACTGCTGCCGGGCCATGTGTTGAGATTTTTTCCTGACTACATAGATGCAAGAGAAGCAGTTCAGAGAGGAGATTTGGGGAAACTGGGTCTCATCAGGCTTTCCCGTGAGTCTTTTGCGCCTCGAAAGTCCAAGGATAACTGGTTTCTTGATTATGAAAAATCAGGGGGGATTCTTTTGGATCTTTGTCTGCATGATCTGGATTATGCCCGCTGGATAGCAGGTGAGGTCACCTCAGTCTATGCAAAAACTATAAAGAGTGATAATCCCGAACTGGCCTGTGATCATGCCCTCGTTATTCTGGAGCATAAATCGGGAGTTCTCAGTCATATTCAGGGATCATGGTCTTATCCCGCACCTGAGTTTCATACAAAGTTTGAGATAGCCGGCTCCCGGGGACTCTTAACACACAATTCTGATGACTCTGCTCCCATATCCCTTCATATGCATGCCGGGAAAAAGGATACCGCCGGTAAAGTTGCAGTTCCTCTGAGTCCATTGGAAAATAGTCCCTATGAAATAGAAATACAGGCTTTTTATGATCACCTTGAGGGGGATTCCCCTCTTCCTGTCAAAGATAGTGATGCTCTGGCTGCACTGCAGATTGCTCTTGCAGCTCTGGAGTCTTCAAAAACAGGCCGGAACATCATGATTCCTGAGCTTGAGGAGGTTCAGTCATGA
- a CDS encoding carbohydrate ABC transporter permease, producing MKRRKYNSGPASRVIQYLTLILFSALALFPILLVISNSFKTRKAIFASPLAFPTPETFSLKGYNTVLLRSNYFSYFGNSIIVTLISLALIILFGAMAAWALSEYKFKGNKYLGLYLALGIMIPIRLGTVAILRLCVSLGLVNTLLALILVYTAQGLPLTIFIMQQFMIQIPSGLKDAGRVDGATEYRIFFLILPMVRPALATVAVFTMMPIWNDLWFPLILAPSEGTKTLILGAQMFLGQFVTDWNSVLSALTMAIVPVIILYIIFSKQLISGLTAGSIKS from the coding sequence ATGAAACGAAGAAAATATAATTCCGGGCCTGCCAGTCGGGTCATACAGTATTTGACACTGATCCTTTTCTCTGCACTGGCTCTCTTTCCCATACTCTTAGTGATCAGTAATTCTTTTAAGACAAGAAAGGCCATTTTTGCATCACCCCTCGCCTTTCCCACTCCCGAAACTTTCAGCCTGAAGGGCTATAACACGGTTCTGCTCCGGTCAAATTACTTCTCCTATTTCGGTAACAGTATTATTGTTACACTTATCAGTCTTGCTTTAATTATTCTATTCGGGGCTATGGCAGCATGGGCCCTGTCAGAATATAAGTTTAAAGGGAATAAGTATCTGGGACTGTATCTTGCTCTGGGTATTATGATACCTATTCGATTAGGAACTGTTGCCATACTCAGACTCTGTGTCTCTCTGGGACTGGTGAACACTCTTCTGGCTCTTATCCTGGTATATACGGCTCAGGGATTGCCTCTGACTATTTTTATTATGCAGCAGTTCATGATCCAGATTCCATCGGGTCTTAAAGATGCGGGTCGGGTAGACGGAGCAACAGAATACCGCATCTTCTTTCTCATATTACCCATGGTTAGACCTGCTCTGGCTACAGTTGCTGTATTTACCATGATGCCCATATGGAACGATCTCTGGTTTCCCCTGATATTGGCACCAAGTGAAGGAACAAAGACATTGATTCTCGGGGCCCAGATGTTTTTAGGACAGTTTGTAACAGATTGGAATTCTGTATTATCAGCACTGACCATGGCCATAGTGCCTGTAATTATTCTTTACATAATTTTTTCAAAACAGTTGATCAGCGGTTTGACTGCCGGATCAATCAAAAGCTGA
- a CDS encoding carbohydrate ABC transporter permease — protein MIDGINHNPSFNTAGRKVGFFTSDKTRGYSGMSKAPPNSQYKQKQKFRTYILVFLAPACLVYTMFMIYPLLSSLGLSFFTADKAGNESFTGFANFIKLMTDDLWAPRFWGALWNNVKFFIVHSLVQNPVGLLLASLLVNQSLKGRTTFRTILFLPTTLSVVIVGFAWQLILSPLWGVAETGMALFGLEKYFLPWLGLEKYALTTLSLVSVWQFIGIPMMLFYTGLLGIPHELVEAATVDGASGWTVFWRIKFILILPIVGIVSVLTFVGNFNAFDLVYTTQGVLAGPDYSTDLLGNLFYRTFFGHQLQLGNPTMGATVATMMFLIILAFVLLYTYVWQRRVTSYEY, from the coding sequence TTGATAGATGGTATAAACCATAATCCTTCATTTAATACAGCCGGCCGTAAGGTCGGCTTTTTCACATCTGATAAAACGAGAGGTTACAGCGGCATGAGCAAAGCCCCCCCTAACAGTCAATATAAACAGAAACAGAAGTTCAGGACATATATATTAGTCTTTCTGGCTCCGGCCTGTTTAGTCTATACAATGTTTATGATTTATCCGCTTCTGAGTTCTTTAGGACTCAGTTTTTTTACAGCTGATAAGGCAGGTAATGAGTCATTTACAGGTTTTGCTAATTTTATCAAACTCATGACAGATGATCTCTGGGCTCCACGTTTCTGGGGAGCTTTATGGAATAATGTGAAATTTTTTATTGTACATTCACTGGTTCAAAACCCTGTAGGTTTGTTACTGGCATCTCTTCTGGTCAATCAATCACTGAAAGGACGTACAACATTCAGAACTATTCTTTTTCTTCCAACCACGCTGTCCGTAGTCATTGTTGGATTTGCATGGCAACTTATTTTGAGCCCTCTCTGGGGAGTTGCTGAAACAGGAATGGCTCTCTTTGGTCTTGAAAAGTATTTTCTGCCATGGCTGGGTCTTGAAAAATATGCACTCACAACTCTTTCACTAGTCTCGGTATGGCAGTTTATTGGTATTCCGATGATGTTGTTCTATACAGGACTTCTCGGTATCCCTCACGAGCTTGTTGAAGCGGCGACTGTGGATGGAGCAAGCGGCTGGACGGTTTTCTGGAGAATAAAATTCATCCTCATACTTCCAATCGTAGGAATTGTTTCCGTTTTAACATTTGTAGGTAATTTCAATGCCTTTGATCTTGTTTATACGACTCAGGGCGTTCTGGCGGGACCTGACTATTCCACGGATCTCCTTGGAAATCTTTTCTATAGAACTTTCTTCGGTCATCAGCTTCAACTTGGTAATCCGACCATGGGTGCTACAGTCGCAACCATGATGTTTCTGATTATTTTGGCATTTGTTCTGCTCTACACCTATGTCTGGCAGCGGCGCGTAACTAGCTATGAGTATTGA
- a CDS encoding ABC transporter substrate-binding protein: protein MKKMFLLFFISSMVFTAALFATGAQDGAAGASDKVTITIESWRNDDLAIWEDILIPAFNKHYPDITVVFSPTPPAEYNSSLNAKLEGGTAGDLITARPFDASLILFQQGNLATLNDLDGIDNFSSVAKSAWITDDGSDVFAVPMASVIHGFIYNADIFSELGLTEPETEAEFFDILEKVKADGRYVPLAIGTSDLWDVATMGFQNIGPNYWKGETGRNNLISGKEKYTDDQYVAVWETLAKWAPYMSKGFEAQSYPDSQNLFTLGKAAIYPAGSWEIGVFNEQADFNMGAFPAPVRNKGDELYISDHTDIALGMNSTTENPEACKTFLTWMTTKEFAELYSNALPGFFSLGDFKLTLDDALASEIIGWRQIAKTTIRNSYQILGRGEPNLESELWVNTAKVINGTMTPEEAAKTVQDGLDRWYKP from the coding sequence ATGAAAAAAATGTTTCTACTTTTTTTTATCAGTTCAATGGTATTCACAGCTGCCTTGTTTGCAACTGGTGCCCAGGATGGAGCTGCCGGAGCATCTGATAAGGTGACTATCACAATTGAAAGCTGGAGGAATGATGATTTAGCAATCTGGGAAGATATACTGATCCCTGCATTTAATAAACATTATCCTGACATAACAGTTGTTTTTTCTCCTACACCCCCGGCAGAATATAATTCTTCATTGAATGCCAAGCTTGAAGGTGGAACTGCGGGTGATCTTATCACTGCTAGACCCTTTGATGCCTCCCTTATTCTATTTCAGCAGGGAAATCTTGCTACCCTCAATGATCTGGATGGAATAGACAATTTTTCATCTGTAGCAAAAAGCGCATGGATCACAGACGACGGCAGCGATGTATTTGCTGTTCCCATGGCATCTGTTATCCATGGTTTCATTTACAATGCAGATATCTTTAGTGAGCTGGGACTGACAGAACCCGAAACTGAAGCAGAATTCTTTGATATTCTGGAGAAAGTAAAGGCAGACGGCCGTTATGTTCCTTTAGCCATCGGTACTTCGGACCTCTGGGACGTAGCCACTATGGGATTTCAGAATATCGGTCCTAACTACTGGAAGGGTGAAACAGGTAGAAATAACCTAATCAGCGGTAAAGAAAAATACACAGACGATCAGTATGTAGCTGTATGGGAAACTCTTGCAAAATGGGCTCCCTATATGTCTAAAGGATTTGAAGCTCAGTCTTATCCTGATTCACAGAACCTTTTTACTCTAGGTAAGGCAGCAATCTATCCTGCAGGTTCCTGGGAAATCGGTGTATTCAATGAACAGGCAGATTTCAATATGGGAGCCTTTCCTGCACCTGTTAGAAATAAAGGTGATGAGCTCTACATAAGCGACCATACAGACATTGCTTTAGGTATGAATTCTACTACTGAAAATCCTGAAGCCTGTAAAACTTTCCTGACCTGGATGACAACAAAAGAGTTCGCAGAACTATACAGCAATGCTCTGCCCGGTTTCTTCAGTCTGGGTGATTTCAAACTGACCCTGGATGATGCACTGGCTTCTGAGATTATCGGATGGCGTCAGATTGCTAAGACAACAATTAGAAACTCATATCAGATCCTCGGCAGAGGAGAGCCAAACCTTGAAAGTGAACTGTGGGTAAATACAGCAAAGGTTATCAATGGAACTATGACTCCTGAAGAAGCAGCTAAGACTGTTCAGGACGGTCTTGATAGATGGTATAAACCATAA
- a CDS encoding glutamine amidotransferase, with translation MARVCYFGDWAVMCGPVFAETPFNYAHKGLDIVNYGKWLKEALESTGEHQVDSIPTWEFYKMAPGEYEKVLEDYDVIIFSDVELKNFQLSPIFFDRQKFGKAPLTFPDRVRLTVEAVHSGKRMMFLGGWLSFSGEMGKGGWNRSRLSEILPVKCLDFEDLVESTEGFTLSLTDEGCDFFNEIDFNSFPPILGYNKTLPRENCTVLANVKGSSDPLVSIGDFGTGRVLAYMSDPAPHWGCNFVFWEDYPKFWLNCLESLI, from the coding sequence ATGGCTAGAGTTTGTTATTTCGGAGATTGGGCAGTGATGTGCGGTCCTGTTTTTGCAGAGACACCTTTTAATTATGCTCATAAGGGTCTGGATATTGTCAATTATGGTAAATGGTTGAAAGAGGCATTGGAATCTACCGGGGAACACCAGGTTGATTCAATTCCTACCTGGGAGTTCTATAAAATGGCTCCCGGTGAATACGAAAAAGTTCTTGAAGATTATGATGTGATTATTTTCAGCGATGTAGAATTAAAAAACTTTCAATTATCACCGATTTTTTTTGACAGGCAGAAATTCGGTAAGGCTCCCTTAACATTTCCAGATAGAGTCCGTCTTACTGTTGAGGCAGTTCATTCAGGAAAAAGAATGATGTTTTTAGGCGGATGGCTCTCTTTTTCCGGTGAGATGGGTAAAGGGGGGTGGAATCGAAGCAGGCTGTCAGAGATTCTGCCGGTAAAATGTCTTGATTTCGAAGATCTTGTGGAAAGTACAGAAGGGTTCACCCTTTCATTAACTGACGAAGGTTGTGATTTTTTTAATGAAATAGATTTCAATTCTTTCCCCCCTATCCTTGGATATAATAAAACTCTTCCCAGAGAAAACTGTACAGTTCTCGCTAATGTAAAGGGGAGCAGTGATCCCCTTGTATCAATTGGTGATTTCGGAACGGGGAGAGTGTTGGCTTATATGTCTGATCCTGCTCCCCATTGGGGATGTAATTTTGTGTTCTGGGAGGATTATCCTAAATTCTGGTTAAACTGTCTTGAATCACTGATATAA
- a CDS encoding AraC family transcriptional regulator produces the protein MTNNLFPCGSCPIENITGVWRFQRPALHNNKTSSLPGHLLHYIIDGSYTVRIGSKVYYPQKGNTLYYYGGEEVIWEGNDSEVDFYSVGFTGTGIPVLSPDERIINTAAGTNEKWDNLWDISNNVDLNNGALLSYSILLDILASIFWNNKKQIVQTNSKNWQSIENMIRSEGLYHIPVEQLSEKAGLSRSSIYSLCRNEVGSTPNQRLKDIRIEEAKGLLKYSEMRIGEISDYLGYKRIHDFSREFRKESGISGREYRQMVQNQCFNEH, from the coding sequence ATGACAAACAACCTGTTCCCATGTGGAAGCTGTCCTATTGAAAACATTACAGGTGTCTGGCGATTTCAGAGACCGGCCCTGCACAATAATAAAACAAGTTCTCTTCCAGGCCATCTGCTCCATTATATTATTGATGGATCCTACACAGTAAGAATTGGATCAAAAGTATACTATCCGCAAAAAGGAAATACTCTCTATTATTATGGAGGTGAAGAAGTCATTTGGGAAGGTAATGATTCGGAGGTAGATTTTTATTCCGTTGGATTTACAGGAACAGGAATCCCTGTTCTCTCCCCTGATGAAAGAATAATAAATACAGCTGCTGGAACGAATGAGAAATGGGATAATCTCTGGGACATTTCTAATAATGTGGATCTCAATAATGGAGCACTTTTATCCTATTCCATACTCCTAGATATTCTCGCTTCTATTTTCTGGAATAATAAGAAACAGATCGTACAGACAAACTCAAAAAACTGGCAATCAATAGAAAATATGATACGAAGTGAAGGATTATATCATATACCTGTTGAACAGCTTTCAGAAAAAGCGGGGCTGAGCAGGTCATCCATTTACAGTTTGTGTCGAAATGAAGTCGGGTCAACTCCCAACCAGCGGCTGAAAGACATTAGAATTGAAGAAGCTAAAGGACTATTGAAATATTCTGAAATGCGTATTGGGGAAATATCTGATTACCTGGGTTATAAAAGGATTCATGATTTTTCACGGGAGTTTAGAAAAGAATCCGGTATATCAGGAAGAGAGTACAGACAAATGGTTCAGAATCAGTGCTTCAATGAGCATTAA
- a CDS encoding mannitol-1-phosphate 5-dehydrogenase: MKNAVLFGGGSIGRSFITPVLQKAGFRVSIVDLNSSLIKQLNRKKQYDIVIRKSGGDGVITITDFSAIDAADETALFSALKDADLLISSVGMRGMISVCRVLAKELMRREERGADAPMDLILAENIPAAAAICTGIFREELGEDFPLNSHLGLIETSIGKMVPLLTEKDRREDPLRLFAEEYNTLILDREGFINPPPVSADIQLVSPIQAYIDRKLFIHNMGHSAAAYLGRKKYPEITMIWEVLEHQSIFNQLRSAMMTSAHALSREYPSVFTIQDLEKHVDDLLFRFQNRSLGDTVERVGRDLKRKLSAKDRIAGSLRLAEKHKLDASVFYEIFEAALIFGKAPAAMDEDREIFRNYEMKGLKDMMDQLSFSGE; the protein is encoded by the coding sequence ATGAAGAATGCAGTTCTCTTTGGGGGAGGCAGTATAGGCAGATCCTTTATTACTCCCGTATTACAGAAGGCCGGGTTCAGGGTCAGTATCGTCGATCTAAACAGTTCTCTCATTAAGCAGCTTAACCGGAAAAAGCAATATGATATTGTGATCCGAAAATCCGGGGGCGATGGAGTCATTACAATTACGGATTTTTCAGCAATAGATGCAGCAGATGAGACTGCTTTGTTCAGTGCATTGAAAGATGCTGATCTTCTGATCTCTTCTGTAGGGATGAGAGGTATGATCTCTGTATGCAGAGTACTGGCAAAAGAGCTTATGAGAAGGGAAGAGAGGGGAGCCGATGCTCCAATGGATCTGATACTGGCAGAAAATATTCCTGCTGCAGCTGCAATCTGCACTGGTATTTTCAGGGAAGAGCTGGGAGAGGATTTTCCTTTGAACAGCCATCTGGGTCTGATTGAAACCAGTATAGGCAAGATGGTACCTCTTCTGACTGAAAAAGACCGAAGGGAAGATCCTCTAAGACTTTTTGCTGAGGAGTATAACACTCTTATACTCGACAGAGAGGGATTCATTAACCCTCCGCCTGTTTCAGCTGATATACAGCTGGTCAGTCCGATACAGGCATATATAGACAGGAAATTATTCATTCATAATATGGGTCATTCCGCAGCAGCTTATCTGGGGAGAAAAAAATATCCTGAAATTACGATGATCTGGGAAGTATTGGAACACCAATCCATCTTCAATCAGCTTCGATCTGCCATGATGACAAGCGCTCATGCATTAAGCAGAGAATATCCCTCTGTATTCACAATTCAGGATCTTGAAAAACATGTAGATGATCTTCTGTTTCGTTTCCAGAATAGATCCCTTGGGGATACGGTAGAGAGAGTAGGTCGGGATCTTAAAAGAAAACTGTCTGCAAAAGACAGAATTGCCGGCAGCCTCAGATTGGCCGAGAAACATAAACTGGATGCATCAGTTTTCTACGAGATATTTGAAGCAGCTCTTATCTTCGGTAAGGCGCCTGCTGCGATGGATGAAGACAGAGAGATTTTCAGAAATTATGAAATGAAGGGGCTGAAGGATATGATGGACCAATTGTCTTTTTCGGGAGAATAA
- a CDS encoding carbohydrate kinase family protein, which produces MKKRISGAGCCLLDYLYRDCSFDSDTFIKYCSLKAGDGGLIPGNLVFAEDLAVFAGKDEDSILHELTSGAVPDAVNLGGPGIVPMVHAAQLLKDWNCSFYGVINHSDDFNFLKSFIEKFSLSYKGIESEGAHPSSSVLSDPSYNNSAGERTFINRLGAAAAFNPELLNEDFFSSDIVLWGGTALVPPLHDVLGSLCRDVHERGGLNIVGTVYDFKNESAAPDKPWPLGNSDEPAYPFIDLLICDYEEALRLSGEDNLESVLDFFIKSGIRACIITRGNEDVLLFAENSPVFESCSLYSLPVSPFVDLDLKKHPDNRGDTTGCGDNFMGGVLVSIARQLETSRSIDLQKAAVEGIAAGGLALYTMGGCFNEIYPGEKEERLSTIREDYIKNTLPGINTSPEGESE; this is translated from the coding sequence ATGAAAAAGAGAATTTCCGGAGCCGGATGCTGTCTTCTTGACTATTTGTATAGGGACTGCTCCTTTGATTCTGATACATTTATAAAATACTGCTCCCTCAAGGCGGGAGATGGAGGACTTATACCGGGAAATCTTGTCTTTGCAGAAGATCTTGCCGTCTTTGCCGGAAAGGATGAAGATTCTATTCTCCATGAATTGACCTCAGGGGCAGTCCCTGATGCTGTTAATCTGGGCGGTCCCGGAATTGTTCCTATGGTACATGCTGCTCAGTTGCTTAAAGATTGGAACTGCAGCTTTTACGGTGTTATAAATCATAGTGATGATTTTAATTTTCTGAAAAGTTTTATTGAAAAGTTTTCACTCTCATATAAGGGCATTGAGAGTGAAGGCGCTCATCCCTCGAGCTCTGTATTGTCAGATCCCTCATACAACAATTCTGCAGGAGAGAGGACATTTATAAACAGACTCGGTGCGGCAGCAGCATTTAATCCTGAGCTGCTGAATGAAGATTTTTTCAGTTCGGATATAGTTCTCTGGGGTGGTACGGCCCTTGTTCCTCCGCTCCATGATGTTCTTGGATCACTTTGCAGGGATGTGCATGAGAGAGGCGGGCTCAATATCGTCGGTACAGTTTATGATTTCAAGAATGAGTCTGCAGCGCCGGATAAGCCCTGGCCCCTTGGAAACTCTGATGAACCCGCTTATCCCTTTATTGATCTACTGATTTGTGACTATGAAGAAGCATTGAGACTGTCAGGTGAAGACAATTTAGAATCTGTCCTGGATTTTTTTATTAAAAGCGGCATCCGGGCATGCATAATTACCCGTGGAAATGAGGATGTACTGCTTTTTGCCGAAAACAGCCCTGTTTTTGAATCCTGCTCTCTATATTCCCTTCCGGTTAGTCCTTTTGTAGATTTAGATTTGAAGAAACATCCTGACAACAGGGGTGACACTACGGGCTGCGGGGATAATTTTATGGGAGGAGTTCTGGTTTCCATTGCAAGGCAACTTGAAACTTCCCGCAGTATTGATCTCCAAAAAGCAGCAGTGGAAGGAATAGCAGCCGGAGGTCTTGCTCTATATACAATGGGAGGATGTTTCAATGAGATCTATCCCGGTGAGAAGGAAGAACGATTGAGTACCATAAGAGAAGATTATATCAAAAATACTTTACCGGGAATAAACACCAGCCCTGAAGGAGAGTCAGAATGA
- a CDS encoding D-lyxose/D-mannose family sugar isomerase has product MKRSRINQIVSQSISFMEDHSWSLPEWAYWNESDWKKSRSDCQRIFDCQLGWDITDFGSSDFSKRGLIMFTQRNGGVSNPGKTYAEKIMIVGDSQETPFHFHWNKMEDIINRGGGKLMFQLHKATSDEQLSDEAFDVYIDDRRYRINGGEYISLNPGQSLCLETHVYHRFFAEDGDVLCGEVSKVNDDNSDNRFYEDVGRFPDIEEDEEIGHFLVNDYKQFQEHGTL; this is encoded by the coding sequence ATGAAACGAAGCCGTATAAATCAAATTGTCTCACAGAGTATCAGTTTTATGGAGGATCATTCCTGGTCTCTGCCCGAATGGGCATATTGGAATGAGAGTGACTGGAAAAAATCAAGGTCCGACTGTCAGCGTATTTTTGATTGTCAGCTGGGCTGGGATATTACAGATTTTGGATCATCTGACTTCTCCAAGAGAGGGCTTATCATGTTTACACAGCGCAACGGCGGTGTATCCAACCCCGGGAAAACTTATGCCGAGAAGATCATGATTGTGGGAGACTCCCAGGAAACCCCCTTTCACTTCCACTGGAATAAGATGGAAGATATCATTAATAGGGGGGGAGGGAAACTGATGTTTCAGCTCCATAAGGCAACATCTGATGAACAGCTCAGTGATGAGGCTTTTGATGTGTATATAGATGATCGAAGATACCGAATCAATGGTGGAGAGTATATTTCTCTGAATCCGGGGCAGAGTCTCTGTCTGGAAACTCATGTCTATCACCGCTTCTTTGCCGAAGACGGAGATGTATTGTGCGGAGAAGTCAGTAAGGTCAATGATGATAATTCGGACAACCGTTTTTATGAAGATGTGGGCCGTTTTCCTGATATAGAAGAGGATGAAGAGATAGGTCATTTTCTTGTAAATGATTATAAACAATTCCAGGAGCACGGGACCCTATGA
- a CDS encoding AraC family transcriptional regulator encodes MSFLNETIHPRGLKYEEKGLNQDNPVRCLSHNSRISHNIRLHYHDSLEINLLRYIKGNVHMEERSFALSDTTLLIIPPGTLHSYQTKGSDHESSLFKVWHLNPEFFKYLDTEMINQLIRGIKGVIISGDAEEKLIEVLNILEKGNILEQNAAMLRLFTLVPEIMTEERIKSQRDDFLHKTISFLEQNYHRPLSLDETAAHLNLSKYHFSRKFQQRAKSLFSTYLTTLRLEKSLIYLHEGRSVETAAYESGFEDPSYYISKFRNFYGITPGRYKRELNTD; translated from the coding sequence ATGAGTTTTTTAAATGAAACAATTCATCCCAGAGGCCTCAAATATGAAGAGAAGGGGCTGAATCAGGACAATCCTGTCCGCTGCCTCAGTCATAACAGTAGGATCTCACACAATATCCGCCTCCACTATCATGACAGCCTGGAGATAAATCTTCTGAGATATATAAAGGGTAATGTACACATGGAAGAGAGAAGCTTTGCACTGTCAGATACAACACTGCTTATTATTCCACCGGGCACTCTCCATTCGTATCAGACAAAAGGTTCCGATCATGAATCTTCCCTCTTTAAGGTCTGGCATTTAAATCCTGAGTTTTTTAAGTATCTGGATACAGAGATGATAAATCAGCTGATTCGGGGGATAAAGGGAGTGATAATCTCCGGAGATGCAGAAGAAAAACTGATAGAGGTTCTGAATATTCTTGAAAAAGGGAACATCCTTGAACAGAATGCGGCGATGCTCAGACTATTCACACTGGTTCCTGAAATAATGACAGAAGAGAGGATAAAATCTCAAAGAGACGATTTCCTCCATAAAACCATCAGCTTTCTTGAACAGAATTATCACAGACCACTCTCTCTTGACGAGACTGCAGCCCATCTGAATCTTAGTAAATATCATTTCAGCAGGAAATTTCAGCAGCGGGCCAAATCATTATTTTCAACCTATCTGACGACACTCCGTCTGGAGAAGAGTCTCATTTATCTGCATGAAGGAAGGAGTGTGGAGACAGCAGCCTATGAATCCGGCTTTGAAGACCCGTCCTACTATATCAGTAAATTCAGGAATTTTTACGGTATTACACCGGGCCGATATAAAAGGGAACTGAATACTGACTAG